The following coding sequences are from one Alternaria dauci strain A2016 chromosome 10, whole genome shotgun sequence window:
- a CDS encoding 60S ribosomal protein uL1, which translates to MSKISVAGVRTNVQQLLEYSNETKKRNFLETVELQIGLKNYDPQRDKRFSGTIKLPTLPRPRMSLCVLGDQHDIDRAKHHGVDAMSTDDLKKLNKNKKLIKKLAKKYDAFIASDALIKQIPRLLGPGLSKAGKFPTPVSHAEDLANKMNEVKSTIKFQLKKVLCMGVAIGNVGMTEDELIGNIMLAINYLVSLLKKGWQNVGSLTIKATMSPPKRLY; encoded by the exons ATGTCGAAAATCTCTGTCGCCGGCGTTCGCACGAACGTGCAACAGCTCCTTGAGTACTCCAACGAGACCAAGAAGAGGAACTTCCTCGAGACCGTCGAGCTCCAGATCGGCCTCAAGAACTACGACCCCCAGCGTGACAAGCGTTTCTCGGGAACCATCAAGCTCCCTACCCTTCCCCGTCCCC GCATGAGCCTCTGCGTTCTTGGTGACCAGCACGACATTGATCGTGCCAAGCACCATGGCGTCGACGCCATGAGCACCGACGACTTGAAGAAGCTCaacaagaacaagaagcTCATCAAGAAGCTCGCCAAGAAGTACGACGCCTTCATCGCCTCCGACGCCCTCATCAAGCAGATTCCCCGTCTCCTCGGACCCGGTCTCTCCAAGGCCGGAAAGTTCCCCACTCCCGTCTCCCACGCCGAGGACCTCGCCAACAAGATGAACGAAGTCAAGTCCACCATCAAGTTCCAGTTGAAGAAGGTTCTGTGCATGGGTGTCGCTATCGGCAACGTTGGCATGACTGAGGACGAGTTGATTGGTAACATCATGTTGGCCATCAACTACCTCGTCTCTCTTCTTAAGAAGGGATGGCAGAACGTGGGCTCCTTGACCATCAAGGCCACCATGAGCCCCCCCAAGCGCCTCTACTAG